From a region of the Xyrauchen texanus isolate HMW12.3.18 chromosome 47, RBS_HiC_50CHRs, whole genome shotgun sequence genome:
- the LOC127638753 gene encoding leiomodin-2-like, with product MSTFGYRRELSKYEDLDEDELLASLTAEELQELEKELSDIDPDDNVPIGLRQRDQTAKTPTGTFSREALMKYWENETRKLLEEERMGSTSPRQKNEDSREEEECVTESETEESEEEQVEVEESEEEKDEVEESEEEKDEAEENEKDGQKYQEVEDEEEEEVESELEESATEDDEEENSSKMVPPLDCMTQPQQCWSSNGQSKLRMVEPVRQNSPMMGEPKVQVQEPSRLSGNPTVVDDVLEKILNNDPDTTEVNLNNIDNISQETLIRFADALHSNTHVRFFSLANTHADDQVACAIAKILKENCYITNLNMESNFITGKGILALVQSLTKNNTLIELRFHNQRHICGGQVEMEIVKILRENTTLIKLGYQFDLPGPRISMTTILTRNQDLQRQKRMQQQQGGAPTSTNPRTAALQQSTTTPSPYGSPRSSPWSSPKMPRIDMAKKNAPPAHVPPPPPPPPPPPPPPAPKAIQEKTAPTRMIAEVIKRQEETSKKQQGPTKSRSKKGKKGAAKQTETKNILKELKNTLRPINDRENSRPSTPQCGAHDQLMAAIKGSSIKNLRRVEVPQYLR from the exons ATGAGCACATTTGGCTACCGTCGGGAACTGAGTAAGTACGAGGATTTGGATGAAGATGAGCTGTTGGCCTCGCTGACCGCCGAGGAGCTCCAGGAGCTAGAGAAGGAGCTGTCGGATATTGATCCTGACGACAATGTTCCCATTGGACTGCGACAGAGAGATCAGACAGCTAAAACTCCCACTGGAACATTCAGCCGGGAGGCTCTGATGAAATACTGGGAAAATGAGACCCGGAAACTGCTGGAGGAGGAAAGGATGGGATCCACAAGTCCTAGACAG AAAAATGAAGACTCCAGAGAAGAGGAGGAATGTGTGACTGAGAGTGAAACTGAAGAATCAGAGGAGGAACAAGTTGAGGTAGAAGAATCCGAGGAGGAAAAAGATGAGGTAGAAGAATCTGAGGAGGAAAAAGATGAGGCAGAAGAAAATGAGAAAGATGGACAGAAATATCAGGAAGTTGAAGACGAAGAGGAGGAAGAAGTGGAAAGTGAACTTGAGGAGTCAGCGACAGAAGATGATGAAGAGGAGAACAGCTCTAAAATGGTACCTCCACTGGATTGTATGACTCAACCTCAGCAGTGTTGGTCTTCAAATGGTCAGTCCAAACTGAGAATGGTAGAGCCTGTTAGACAAAACTCTCCAATGATGGGTGAACCAAAAGTCCAAGTTCAGGAGCCCAGTCGCTTGTCAGGAAACCCCACTGTGGTGGACGATGTTCTGGAGAAGATCCTCAACAATGACCCAGATACCACTGAGGTCAACCTCAACAACATAGATAACATCTCCCAAGAGACCCTTATCCGCTTTGCAGATGCCTTGCATTCCAACACTCATGTACGCTTCTTTAGCCTCGCCAACACTCATGCAGATGACCAGGTAGCTTGTGCCATAGCCAAGATACTGAAAGAAAACTGCTACATCACAAATCTTAATATGGAGTCCAACTTTATTACAGGAAAAGGTATACTGGCACTAGTGCAATCCCTGACAAAAAATAATACTCTTATTGAACTCAGATTTCACAACCAACGGCACATTTGTGGAGGTCAGGTAGAAATGGAGATCGTAAAGATACTGAGGGAGAATACCACACTGATAAAGTTGGGCTACCAGTTCGACCTTCCCGGTCCTCGTATAAGCATGACGACCATTCTCACGCGCAACCAGGACCTCCAAAGACAGAAGAGGATGCAACAACAGCAAGGAGGTGCACCGACATCCACAAACCCTCGAACCGCTGCCCTTCAGCAGAGTACGACCACCCCTTCTCCTTACGGTTCCCCTCGGAGTTCACCATGGTCATCCCCAAAGATGCCACGTATTGATATGGCAAAGAAGAATGCTCCTCCTGCTCATgttcctccaccaccaccaccacctcctcctccGCCTCCACCTCCTGCACCCAAAGCCATTCAAGAGAAGACGGCTCCCACCAGGATGATTGCCGAGGTCATCAAACGGCAAGAGGAGACCTCCAAGAAACAGCAGGGTCCCACAAAGTCTAGGTCAAAAAAGGGTAAAAAAGGGGCAGCAAAGCAAACGGAgactaaaaacatattaaaggaACTGAAGAACACCTTGAGACCCATCAATGACAGGGAGAACTCCAGACCCTCCACGCCACAATGCGGTGCTCATGATCAACTCATGGCTGCCATCAAGGGCAGCAGCATCAAAAATCTCAGGAGG GTGGAAGTTCCGCAGTATCTTCGGTAA
- the ndufa5 gene encoding NADH dehydrogenase [ubiquinone] 1 alpha subcomplex subunit 5, translating to MAGLIKKTTGLVGLAVSHNPHERLRILYAKILGSLQTMPQDAAYRKYTEQLVNERFNHVKSEPDVEKLEKKINSGKIEEVIAQAEAELSLSRKMTEWKPWEPLVEEAPASQWKWPI from the exons ATGGCTGGTTTGATCAAGAAG ACAACAGGGTTGGTTGGACTTGCTGTCTCCCACAATCCACATGAG CGTCTTCGGATTCTCTACGCAAAGATCCTGGGCAGTCTTCAGACAATGCCTCAGGATGCTGCATACAGAAAATATACTGAACAACTTGTCAATGAGAGATTCAATCATGTCAAATCT GAGCCTGATGTAGAAAAGCTTGAAAAGAAAATCAACAGTGGAAAGATAGAGGAGGTCATTGCACAG GCTGAAGCAGAGCTGTCATTGTCCAGGAAGATGACCGAATGGAAACCATGGGAACCGCTTGTAGAGGAAGCGCCAGCGAGCCAGTGGAAGTGGCCAATCTGA